From Sceloporus undulatus isolate JIND9_A2432 ecotype Alabama chromosome 6, SceUnd_v1.1, whole genome shotgun sequence, one genomic window encodes:
- the MED25 gene encoding mediator of RNA polymerase II transcription subunit 25 isoform X6, with the protein MLEEMVVPTLDMPAQPMGMVADVVFVIEGTANLGPYFESLRKHYLLPAIEYFNGGPPAETDFGGDYGGTQYSLVVFNTVDCAPESYVQCHAPTSSAYEFVTWLDSIQFVGGGGESCSLISEGLSTALQLFDDFKKMREQIGPTHKVCILICNSPPYLLPAVESTTYSGYTTENLVQKIGERGIHFSIISPRKLPALRALFEKAVTGGMLEAQLKDYSQDPRHMILIRGMVLPVGGGTTPNTLQPKQAVPQPQLPPVPAQLPAAPPQAMPAVSQPYQVASSTTLTAAQAAAQSAVEAAKNQKAQGTRFTPMNPMQPAFNQAPTQTLPAGSVPALPQKLPATSPSSLVSTVTTGSGLLVQPPVQAPPQSGASTMPSGVPPSSMAVTQPAQPQIGATQQSVTNKVMAWSGVLEWQEKPKPASVDSNTKLTRSLPCQVYVNQGENLKAEQWPQKLIMQLIPQQLLTTLGHLFRNSRMVQFHFTNKDLESLKGLYRIMGNGFQAGCVHFPHTTPCEVRVLMLLYSSKKKIFMGLIPYDQSGFVNGIRQVITNHKQVQQQKMGGQQVSPGMPQVGIMEEQQRQQGLLQLRVQQPQPTAPPTSQPPQAPVPPQSGPQTTQGGAMLRPQNPGANPQLRSLLLSQQPPQAGVPQSQQPLHHLQQGSPGMLPHQPMGQALGHQPPGQQQLQLPGQPLMHQAPGQQWPAQMAPRAPLQGQMLMNPGPRGPVPQPGLQQVPAPSIMEDDILRDLI; encoded by the exons CTGGAGGAGATGGTGGTGCCAACACTGGACATGCCTGCTCAGCCTATGGGAATGGTTGCTGATGTAGTCTTCGTCATTGAGGGTACTGCCAACCTTGGGCCCTACTTTGAGTCATTGCGGAAGCACTACCTTCTTCCTGCCATTGA GTATTTTAATGGTGGTCCCCCAGCTGAAACAGACTTTGGAGGAGAT TATGGAGGTACCCAGTACAGCCTGGTGGTATTCAACACAGTGGATTGCGCACCTGAGTCATATGTTCAATGCCATGCACCAACCAGCAGTGCTTATGAATTTGTCACATGGCTTGACAGCATTCA GTTTGTGGGTGGAGGCGGTGAGAGCTGCAGTCTCATCTCGGAAGGGCTCAGCACTGCCCTGCAACTCTTCGATGACTTCAAGAAGATGAGAGAACAAAT AGGCCCAACACATAAAGTCTGCATCCTTATCTGTAACTCCCCGCCCTATCTGCTTCCTGCAGTGGAGAGTACCACATACTCTGGCTATACAACAGAGAACCTGGTGCAGAAAATTGGCGAG cGTGGGATCCACTTTTCCATTATCTCCCCACGGAAGCTGCCAGCTCTGCGTGCTCTGTTTGAGAAGGCTGTGACAGGAGGTATGTTAGAGGCCCAGCTCAAAGACTACAGCCAGGACCCTCGGCATATGATCCTCATCCGTGGCATGGTCCTCCCAG TAGGAGGAGGAACTACTCCCAATACTCTGCAGCCCAAACAGGCTGTTCCCCAGCCCCAGCTTCCCCCTGTGCCAGCACAGCTCCCTGCTGCCCCACCACAAGCTATGCCAGCAGTTTCTCAGCCATACCAG GTGGCATCATCCACAACTCTAACTGCTGCCCAGGCAGCTGCTCAGTCTGCTGTGGAAGCCGCCAAGAACCAGAAAGCCCAAGGCACCCGCT TCACCCCCATGAACCCCATGCAGCCAGCCTTCAATCAAGCTCCCACACAGACACTCCCAGCAGGTTCAGTCCCAGCTTTGCCTCAAAAACTCCCTGCCACTTCTCCATCCAGCCTCGTCTCCACAGTAACCACAGGCTCTGGCCTTCTTGTTCAGCCACCCGTTCAAGCCCCTCCGCAGTCTGGTGCTTCAACCATG CCCAGCGGTGTTCCCCCCAGCAGCATGGCAGTGACTCAGCCGGCACAGCCACAGATCGGAGCAACGCAGCAGTCAGTTACCAACAAGGTGATGGCGTGGAGTGGTGTGTTGGAATGGCAGGAG AAGCCCAAGCCAGCTTCTGTGGATTCCAACACCAAGCTAACGCGTTCCCTGCCCTGCCAAGTATACGTCAATCAAGGAGAAAACTT GAAGGCTGAGCAGTGGCCCCAGAAACTCATTATGCAGCTGATCCCGCAGCAGCTCTTG ACAACACTGGGCCACCTGTTCCGAAACTCACGCATGGTTCAATTCCACTTCACCAACAAGGACCTGGAATCATTAAAAGGGCTCTACCGGATCATGGGCAATGGATTT CAGGCGGGCTGTGTTCACTTCCCTCACACTACTCCCTGTGAGGTGCGGGTGCTGATGCTACTGTATTCCTCCAAGAAGAAAATCTTCATGGGACTCATTCCCTATGATCAGAGCGGTTTCGTCAATGGCATTCGGCAGGTCATCACCAATCACAAGCAAGTTCAACAACAAAAG ATGGGAGGGCAACAGGTGAGCCCTGGTATGCCTCAGGTGGGGATTATGGAagagcagcagcggcagcaagGCCTG TTGCAGCTCCGAGTGCAGCAACCTCAGCCAACAGCTCCACCCACTAGCCAGCCCCCACAAGCACCAGTCCCTCCACAGTCTGGGCCACAGACTACTCAAGGGGGTGCCATGCTTAGACCCCAAAACCCAGGCGCCAATCCTCAGCTCCGAAGCCTCCTCCTCAGCCAACAGCCG CCCCAAGCCGGAGTTCCTCAGTCCCAGCAGCCCCTCCACCACCTCCAGCAGGGCTCTCCAGGAATGTTACCACACCAACCCATGGGGCAGGCTCTGGGTCATCAGCCTCCAGGACAACAGCAGCTCCAACTCCCTGGACAGCCTCTTATGCACCAAGCCCCCGGACAACAGTGGCCAGCCCAGATGGCACCACGGGCACCATTGCAAG GTCAGATGCTGATGAACCCAGGTCCCCGGGGGCCTGTACCCCAGCCAGGCCTGCAGCAAGTTCCAGCCCCCAGCATCATGGAGGATGACATTCTCAGGGACCTCATCTGA
- the MED25 gene encoding mediator of RNA polymerase II transcription subunit 25 isoform X3 — MLEEMVVPTLDMPAQPMGMVADVVFVIEGTANLGPYFESLRKHYLLPAIEYFNGGPPAETDFGGDYGGTQYSLVVFNTVDCAPESYVQCHAPTSSAYEFVTWLDSIQFVGGGGESCSLISEGLSTALQLFDDFKKMREQIGPTHKVCILICNSPPYLLPAVESTTYSGYTTENLVQKIGERGIHFSIISPRKLPALRALFEKAVTGGMLEAQLKDYSQDPRHMILIRGMVLPGGGTTPNTLQPKQAVPQPQLPPVPAQLPAAPPQAMPAVSQPYQVASSTTLTAAQAAAQSAVEAAKNQKAQGTRFTPMNPMQPAFNQAPTQTLPAGSVPALPQKLPATSPSSLVSTVTTGSGLLVQPPVQAPPQSGASTMPSGVPPSSMAVTQPAQPQIGATQQSVTNKVMAWSGVLEWQEKPKPASVDSNTKLTRSLPCQVYVNQGENLKAEQWPQKLIMQLIPQQLLTTLGHLFRNSRMVQFHFTNKDLESLKGLYRIMGNGFQAGCVHFPHTTPCEVRVLMLLYSSKKKIFMGLIPYDQSGFVNGIRQVITNHKQVQQQKQMGGSQPLGSTPNTQPFLAKQPGTLPVTQGVQQQMGGQQVSPGMPQVGIMEEQQRQQGLLQLRVQQPQPTAPPTSQPPQAPVPPQSGPQTTQGGAMLRPQNPGANPQLRSLLLSQQPPQAGVPQSQQPLHHLQQGSPGMLPHQPMGQALGHQPPGQQQLQLPGQPLMHQAPGQQWPAQMAPRAPLQGQMLMNPGPRGPVPQPGLQQVPAPSIMEDDILRDLI, encoded by the exons CTGGAGGAGATGGTGGTGCCAACACTGGACATGCCTGCTCAGCCTATGGGAATGGTTGCTGATGTAGTCTTCGTCATTGAGGGTACTGCCAACCTTGGGCCCTACTTTGAGTCATTGCGGAAGCACTACCTTCTTCCTGCCATTGA GTATTTTAATGGTGGTCCCCCAGCTGAAACAGACTTTGGAGGAGAT TATGGAGGTACCCAGTACAGCCTGGTGGTATTCAACACAGTGGATTGCGCACCTGAGTCATATGTTCAATGCCATGCACCAACCAGCAGTGCTTATGAATTTGTCACATGGCTTGACAGCATTCA GTTTGTGGGTGGAGGCGGTGAGAGCTGCAGTCTCATCTCGGAAGGGCTCAGCACTGCCCTGCAACTCTTCGATGACTTCAAGAAGATGAGAGAACAAAT AGGCCCAACACATAAAGTCTGCATCCTTATCTGTAACTCCCCGCCCTATCTGCTTCCTGCAGTGGAGAGTACCACATACTCTGGCTATACAACAGAGAACCTGGTGCAGAAAATTGGCGAG cGTGGGATCCACTTTTCCATTATCTCCCCACGGAAGCTGCCAGCTCTGCGTGCTCTGTTTGAGAAGGCTGTGACAGGAGGTATGTTAGAGGCCCAGCTCAAAGACTACAGCCAGGACCCTCGGCATATGATCCTCATCCGTGGCATGGTCCTCCCAG GAGGAGGAACTACTCCCAATACTCTGCAGCCCAAACAGGCTGTTCCCCAGCCCCAGCTTCCCCCTGTGCCAGCACAGCTCCCTGCTGCCCCACCACAAGCTATGCCAGCAGTTTCTCAGCCATACCAG GTGGCATCATCCACAACTCTAACTGCTGCCCAGGCAGCTGCTCAGTCTGCTGTGGAAGCCGCCAAGAACCAGAAAGCCCAAGGCACCCGCT TCACCCCCATGAACCCCATGCAGCCAGCCTTCAATCAAGCTCCCACACAGACACTCCCAGCAGGTTCAGTCCCAGCTTTGCCTCAAAAACTCCCTGCCACTTCTCCATCCAGCCTCGTCTCCACAGTAACCACAGGCTCTGGCCTTCTTGTTCAGCCACCCGTTCAAGCCCCTCCGCAGTCTGGTGCTTCAACCATG CCCAGCGGTGTTCCCCCCAGCAGCATGGCAGTGACTCAGCCGGCACAGCCACAGATCGGAGCAACGCAGCAGTCAGTTACCAACAAGGTGATGGCGTGGAGTGGTGTGTTGGAATGGCAGGAG AAGCCCAAGCCAGCTTCTGTGGATTCCAACACCAAGCTAACGCGTTCCCTGCCCTGCCAAGTATACGTCAATCAAGGAGAAAACTT GAAGGCTGAGCAGTGGCCCCAGAAACTCATTATGCAGCTGATCCCGCAGCAGCTCTTG ACAACACTGGGCCACCTGTTCCGAAACTCACGCATGGTTCAATTCCACTTCACCAACAAGGACCTGGAATCATTAAAAGGGCTCTACCGGATCATGGGCAATGGATTT CAGGCGGGCTGTGTTCACTTCCCTCACACTACTCCCTGTGAGGTGCGGGTGCTGATGCTACTGTATTCCTCCAAGAAGAAAATCTTCATGGGACTCATTCCCTATGATCAGAGCGGTTTCGTCAATGGCATTCGGCAGGTCATCACCAATCACAAGCAAGTTCAACAACAAAAG CAAATGGGGGGCTCCCAGCCCCTGGGGTCAACGCCTAACACACAGCCCTTCCTGGCAAAACAGCCTGGCACTTTACCAGTGACACAGGGAGTCCAGCAACAG ATGGGAGGGCAACAGGTGAGCCCTGGTATGCCTCAGGTGGGGATTATGGAagagcagcagcggcagcaagGCCTG TTGCAGCTCCGAGTGCAGCAACCTCAGCCAACAGCTCCACCCACTAGCCAGCCCCCACAAGCACCAGTCCCTCCACAGTCTGGGCCACAGACTACTCAAGGGGGTGCCATGCTTAGACCCCAAAACCCAGGCGCCAATCCTCAGCTCCGAAGCCTCCTCCTCAGCCAACAGCCG CCCCAAGCCGGAGTTCCTCAGTCCCAGCAGCCCCTCCACCACCTCCAGCAGGGCTCTCCAGGAATGTTACCACACCAACCCATGGGGCAGGCTCTGGGTCATCAGCCTCCAGGACAACAGCAGCTCCAACTCCCTGGACAGCCTCTTATGCACCAAGCCCCCGGACAACAGTGGCCAGCCCAGATGGCACCACGGGCACCATTGCAAG GTCAGATGCTGATGAACCCAGGTCCCCGGGGGCCTGTACCCCAGCCAGGCCTGCAGCAAGTTCCAGCCCCCAGCATCATGGAGGATGACATTCTCAGGGACCTCATCTGA
- the MED25 gene encoding mediator of RNA polymerase II transcription subunit 25 isoform X5: MLEEMVVPTLDMPAQPMGMVADVVFVIEGTANLGPYFESLRKHYLLPAIEYFNGGPPAETDFGGDYGGTQYSLVVFNTVDCAPESYVQCHAPTSSAYEFVTWLDSIQFVGGGGESCSLISEGLSTALQLFDDFKKMREQIGPTHKVCILICNSPPYLLPAVESTTYSGYTTENLVQKIGERGIHFSIISPRKLPALRALFEKAVTGGMLEAQLKDYSQDPRHMILIRGMVLPVGGGTTPNTLQPKQAVPQPQLPPVPAQLPAAPPQAMPAVSQPYQVASSTTLTAAQAAAQSAVEAAKNQKAQGTRFTPMNPMQPAFNQAPTQTLPAGSVPALPQKLPATSPSSLVSTVTTGSGLLVQPPVQAPPQSGASTMPSGVPPSSMAVTQPAQPQIGATQQSVTNKVMAWSGVLEWQEKPKPASVDSNTKLTRSLPCQVYVNQGENLKAEQWPQKLIMQLIPQQLLTTLGHLFRNSRMVQFHFTNKDLESLKGLYRIMGNGFQAGCVHFPHTTPCEVRVLMLLYSSKKKIFMGLIPYDQSGFVNGIRQVITNHKQVQQQKQMGGSQPLGSTPNTQPFLAKQPGTLPVTQGVQQQLQLRVQQPQPTAPPTSQPPQAPVPPQSGPQTTQGGAMLRPQNPGANPQLRSLLLSQQPPQAGVPQSQQPLHHLQQGSPGMLPHQPMGQALGHQPPGQQQLQLPGQPLMHQAPGQQWPAQMAPRAPLQGQMLMNPGPRGPVPQPGLQQVPAPSIMEDDILRDLI, translated from the exons CTGGAGGAGATGGTGGTGCCAACACTGGACATGCCTGCTCAGCCTATGGGAATGGTTGCTGATGTAGTCTTCGTCATTGAGGGTACTGCCAACCTTGGGCCCTACTTTGAGTCATTGCGGAAGCACTACCTTCTTCCTGCCATTGA GTATTTTAATGGTGGTCCCCCAGCTGAAACAGACTTTGGAGGAGAT TATGGAGGTACCCAGTACAGCCTGGTGGTATTCAACACAGTGGATTGCGCACCTGAGTCATATGTTCAATGCCATGCACCAACCAGCAGTGCTTATGAATTTGTCACATGGCTTGACAGCATTCA GTTTGTGGGTGGAGGCGGTGAGAGCTGCAGTCTCATCTCGGAAGGGCTCAGCACTGCCCTGCAACTCTTCGATGACTTCAAGAAGATGAGAGAACAAAT AGGCCCAACACATAAAGTCTGCATCCTTATCTGTAACTCCCCGCCCTATCTGCTTCCTGCAGTGGAGAGTACCACATACTCTGGCTATACAACAGAGAACCTGGTGCAGAAAATTGGCGAG cGTGGGATCCACTTTTCCATTATCTCCCCACGGAAGCTGCCAGCTCTGCGTGCTCTGTTTGAGAAGGCTGTGACAGGAGGTATGTTAGAGGCCCAGCTCAAAGACTACAGCCAGGACCCTCGGCATATGATCCTCATCCGTGGCATGGTCCTCCCAG TAGGAGGAGGAACTACTCCCAATACTCTGCAGCCCAAACAGGCTGTTCCCCAGCCCCAGCTTCCCCCTGTGCCAGCACAGCTCCCTGCTGCCCCACCACAAGCTATGCCAGCAGTTTCTCAGCCATACCAG GTGGCATCATCCACAACTCTAACTGCTGCCCAGGCAGCTGCTCAGTCTGCTGTGGAAGCCGCCAAGAACCAGAAAGCCCAAGGCACCCGCT TCACCCCCATGAACCCCATGCAGCCAGCCTTCAATCAAGCTCCCACACAGACACTCCCAGCAGGTTCAGTCCCAGCTTTGCCTCAAAAACTCCCTGCCACTTCTCCATCCAGCCTCGTCTCCACAGTAACCACAGGCTCTGGCCTTCTTGTTCAGCCACCCGTTCAAGCCCCTCCGCAGTCTGGTGCTTCAACCATG CCCAGCGGTGTTCCCCCCAGCAGCATGGCAGTGACTCAGCCGGCACAGCCACAGATCGGAGCAACGCAGCAGTCAGTTACCAACAAGGTGATGGCGTGGAGTGGTGTGTTGGAATGGCAGGAG AAGCCCAAGCCAGCTTCTGTGGATTCCAACACCAAGCTAACGCGTTCCCTGCCCTGCCAAGTATACGTCAATCAAGGAGAAAACTT GAAGGCTGAGCAGTGGCCCCAGAAACTCATTATGCAGCTGATCCCGCAGCAGCTCTTG ACAACACTGGGCCACCTGTTCCGAAACTCACGCATGGTTCAATTCCACTTCACCAACAAGGACCTGGAATCATTAAAAGGGCTCTACCGGATCATGGGCAATGGATTT CAGGCGGGCTGTGTTCACTTCCCTCACACTACTCCCTGTGAGGTGCGGGTGCTGATGCTACTGTATTCCTCCAAGAAGAAAATCTTCATGGGACTCATTCCCTATGATCAGAGCGGTTTCGTCAATGGCATTCGGCAGGTCATCACCAATCACAAGCAAGTTCAACAACAAAAG CAAATGGGGGGCTCCCAGCCCCTGGGGTCAACGCCTAACACACAGCCCTTCCTGGCAAAACAGCCTGGCACTTTACCAGTGACACAGGGAGTCCAGCAACAG TTGCAGCTCCGAGTGCAGCAACCTCAGCCAACAGCTCCACCCACTAGCCAGCCCCCACAAGCACCAGTCCCTCCACAGTCTGGGCCACAGACTACTCAAGGGGGTGCCATGCTTAGACCCCAAAACCCAGGCGCCAATCCTCAGCTCCGAAGCCTCCTCCTCAGCCAACAGCCG CCCCAAGCCGGAGTTCCTCAGTCCCAGCAGCCCCTCCACCACCTCCAGCAGGGCTCTCCAGGAATGTTACCACACCAACCCATGGGGCAGGCTCTGGGTCATCAGCCTCCAGGACAACAGCAGCTCCAACTCCCTGGACAGCCTCTTATGCACCAAGCCCCCGGACAACAGTGGCCAGCCCAGATGGCACCACGGGCACCATTGCAAG GTCAGATGCTGATGAACCCAGGTCCCCGGGGGCCTGTACCCCAGCCAGGCCTGCAGCAAGTTCCAGCCCCCAGCATCATGGAGGATGACATTCTCAGGGACCTCATCTGA
- the MED25 gene encoding mediator of RNA polymerase II transcription subunit 25 isoform X1 — protein MLEEMVVPTLDMPAQPMGMVADVVFVIEGTANLGPYFESLRKHYLLPAIEYFNGGPPAETDFGGDYGGTQYSLVVFNTVDCAPESYVQCHAPTSSAYEFVTWLDSIQFVGGGGESCSLISEGLSTALQLFDDFKKMREQIGPTHKVCILICNSPPYLLPAVESTTYSGYTTENLVQKIGERGIHFSIISPRKLPALRALFEKAVTGGMLEAQLKDYSQDPRHMILIRGMVLPVGGGTTPNTLQPKQAVPQPQLPPVPAQLPAAPPQAMPAVSQPYQVASSTTLTAAQAAAQSAVEAAKNQKAQGTRFTPMNPMQPAFNQAPTQTLPAGSVPALPQKLPATSPSSLVSTVTTGSGLLVQPPVQAPPQSGASTMPSGVPPSSMAVTQPAQPQIGATQQSVTNKVMAWSGVLEWQEKPKPASVDSNTKLTRSLPCQVYVNQGENLKAEQWPQKLIMQLIPQQLLTTLGHLFRNSRMVQFHFTNKDLESLKGLYRIMGNGFQAGCVHFPHTTPCEVRVLMLLYSSKKKIFMGLIPYDQSGFVNGIRQVITNHKQVQQQKQMGGSQPLGSTPNTQPFLAKQPGTLPVTQGVQQQMGGQQVSPGMPQVGIMEEQQRQQGLLQLRVQQPQPTAPPTSQPPQAPVPPQSGPQTTQGGAMLRPQNPGANPQLRSLLLSQQPPQAGVPQSQQPLHHLQQGSPGMLPHQPMGQALGHQPPGQQQLQLPGQPLMHQAPGQQWPAQMAPRAPLQGQMLMNPGPRGPVPQPGLQQVPAPSIMEDDILRDLI, from the exons CTGGAGGAGATGGTGGTGCCAACACTGGACATGCCTGCTCAGCCTATGGGAATGGTTGCTGATGTAGTCTTCGTCATTGAGGGTACTGCCAACCTTGGGCCCTACTTTGAGTCATTGCGGAAGCACTACCTTCTTCCTGCCATTGA GTATTTTAATGGTGGTCCCCCAGCTGAAACAGACTTTGGAGGAGAT TATGGAGGTACCCAGTACAGCCTGGTGGTATTCAACACAGTGGATTGCGCACCTGAGTCATATGTTCAATGCCATGCACCAACCAGCAGTGCTTATGAATTTGTCACATGGCTTGACAGCATTCA GTTTGTGGGTGGAGGCGGTGAGAGCTGCAGTCTCATCTCGGAAGGGCTCAGCACTGCCCTGCAACTCTTCGATGACTTCAAGAAGATGAGAGAACAAAT AGGCCCAACACATAAAGTCTGCATCCTTATCTGTAACTCCCCGCCCTATCTGCTTCCTGCAGTGGAGAGTACCACATACTCTGGCTATACAACAGAGAACCTGGTGCAGAAAATTGGCGAG cGTGGGATCCACTTTTCCATTATCTCCCCACGGAAGCTGCCAGCTCTGCGTGCTCTGTTTGAGAAGGCTGTGACAGGAGGTATGTTAGAGGCCCAGCTCAAAGACTACAGCCAGGACCCTCGGCATATGATCCTCATCCGTGGCATGGTCCTCCCAG TAGGAGGAGGAACTACTCCCAATACTCTGCAGCCCAAACAGGCTGTTCCCCAGCCCCAGCTTCCCCCTGTGCCAGCACAGCTCCCTGCTGCCCCACCACAAGCTATGCCAGCAGTTTCTCAGCCATACCAG GTGGCATCATCCACAACTCTAACTGCTGCCCAGGCAGCTGCTCAGTCTGCTGTGGAAGCCGCCAAGAACCAGAAAGCCCAAGGCACCCGCT TCACCCCCATGAACCCCATGCAGCCAGCCTTCAATCAAGCTCCCACACAGACACTCCCAGCAGGTTCAGTCCCAGCTTTGCCTCAAAAACTCCCTGCCACTTCTCCATCCAGCCTCGTCTCCACAGTAACCACAGGCTCTGGCCTTCTTGTTCAGCCACCCGTTCAAGCCCCTCCGCAGTCTGGTGCTTCAACCATG CCCAGCGGTGTTCCCCCCAGCAGCATGGCAGTGACTCAGCCGGCACAGCCACAGATCGGAGCAACGCAGCAGTCAGTTACCAACAAGGTGATGGCGTGGAGTGGTGTGTTGGAATGGCAGGAG AAGCCCAAGCCAGCTTCTGTGGATTCCAACACCAAGCTAACGCGTTCCCTGCCCTGCCAAGTATACGTCAATCAAGGAGAAAACTT GAAGGCTGAGCAGTGGCCCCAGAAACTCATTATGCAGCTGATCCCGCAGCAGCTCTTG ACAACACTGGGCCACCTGTTCCGAAACTCACGCATGGTTCAATTCCACTTCACCAACAAGGACCTGGAATCATTAAAAGGGCTCTACCGGATCATGGGCAATGGATTT CAGGCGGGCTGTGTTCACTTCCCTCACACTACTCCCTGTGAGGTGCGGGTGCTGATGCTACTGTATTCCTCCAAGAAGAAAATCTTCATGGGACTCATTCCCTATGATCAGAGCGGTTTCGTCAATGGCATTCGGCAGGTCATCACCAATCACAAGCAAGTTCAACAACAAAAG CAAATGGGGGGCTCCCAGCCCCTGGGGTCAACGCCTAACACACAGCCCTTCCTGGCAAAACAGCCTGGCACTTTACCAGTGACACAGGGAGTCCAGCAACAG ATGGGAGGGCAACAGGTGAGCCCTGGTATGCCTCAGGTGGGGATTATGGAagagcagcagcggcagcaagGCCTG TTGCAGCTCCGAGTGCAGCAACCTCAGCCAACAGCTCCACCCACTAGCCAGCCCCCACAAGCACCAGTCCCTCCACAGTCTGGGCCACAGACTACTCAAGGGGGTGCCATGCTTAGACCCCAAAACCCAGGCGCCAATCCTCAGCTCCGAAGCCTCCTCCTCAGCCAACAGCCG CCCCAAGCCGGAGTTCCTCAGTCCCAGCAGCCCCTCCACCACCTCCAGCAGGGCTCTCCAGGAATGTTACCACACCAACCCATGGGGCAGGCTCTGGGTCATCAGCCTCCAGGACAACAGCAGCTCCAACTCCCTGGACAGCCTCTTATGCACCAAGCCCCCGGACAACAGTGGCCAGCCCAGATGGCACCACGGGCACCATTGCAAG GTCAGATGCTGATGAACCCAGGTCCCCGGGGGCCTGTACCCCAGCCAGGCCTGCAGCAAGTTCCAGCCCCCAGCATCATGGAGGATGACATTCTCAGGGACCTCATCTGA